The DNA sequence TACCCCAGCTCATGGGACGGTGGTCATTCAACTTACCTCGGATACCCAGCGGGTTCATGTCGCGATCAAGGACACAGGGCCAGGAATTCCAGAGGCGGATCAGGCACATATCTTCGAGCGATTCAAGCGGGCGGAACCCAAGGTCCAGCAAGGAGGAGCGGGATTGGGACTAGCGATCGCCAAGAAAATCATGGAGATTCATGACTCTACGATCCAAGTGGTGAGTATGCCGGATCATGGAACCACCTTTGAATTCCAATTGCCTTCTTACGCGGCATAGATTCACGGATTTGGACTTAATCATTTTGGGGAATGAGGGAGGACCAGCCTGCCAGTTTATGCAGCAATTTTTCCCTGGTTTTTGCTAGTTGATCGATGGGGGTTTTGGTCATCCTTTGGAGAGCACCGAGGGACGCTCCCTCTTTGAATCCTGCTTCAATGACATTGGCCATTTTTCGCCTGATTGCTTCCTGTATTCCACGCTCAAAGCCGATTTTGAATCCTCCCTGTATTCCTCGCTCAAAGCCGATCTTGAATCCTTCTTCTATTCCTCGTTTCTCTCGGTATTCCAATTGATTGTGGTAGTCACGATAGTATTTCAACCTACGGTAGTAAATCGCTCGATCTTCTTCAGATAGATGTGCTATTTCGATTCTGGAAAGCCATTTCATGATGATTGAATAATGGGTGAAGACCAGCCAGTCCGTTTTTGCAGCCAGCTTTCTCTGGTTTTTGCTAGATGATCGATGGGGGCATTGGTTATCCTTTGTAAAGAACCGAGGGAAAAACCCTCCTTGAATCCTTCTTCAAGGACAATGGCCATTTTTTGCTTTAATTCTTCTTTTCCACGCTCTTCACCGATCTTGATTCCTTCTTCTTTTCCACGCTCCTCTCCGATCTTGATTCCACGCTCTTCCCCAATCTTGATTCCACGTTTCTCCCCACGTTTCTCCCCACGTTCCTCTCCGATCTTGATTCCACGTTTCTCCCCACGTTTCTCCCCACGTTCCTCTCCGATCTTGATTCCACGTTTCTCCCGGTATTCCATTTGATTGTGGAAATCACGGTAGTATTTCAAGCTACGGTAGTAGGCAGCTCGATCTTCTTTGGATAGGTTAGCCAACTCGGCTTCACGGATCAATTTCATGTAGGGTGCTTTTTGAAAAGGTTCAGGAACATCCTCCCAACTAGAAAGATGTCGAAAAAGATATAGCCAATGGTCCAGATCGGATTCCAGCTCGTGGAGATTCTTTCGGAATTTTGGCAACTCCACATGCACAATCAACACGTCCTCTAAATATACTGAATTCGTGTTAATGTTCTGAAACATAACTTGATGATAATAAGCGTCTGACACCAGATTTTCGATCTCGAAATCCAATAGGCTCATGATTCGAACCGGACGAAAATTGAAGTCCCAATCCTTGCCTGGCTTTGCTTGATCCAGAATCGGAAAAATCATGTAGAACACAGCGCGCTTCTTGAAGTGGGCTTGAAAAGCTTGCTGTACCTCGACGATCATTCGCACTCCTTCCTCATTGGTACAATGAAGGTCAAAAACGGCTTTTCGATCCTTTGGGCCAAATGATTGTTGTTCTTGTGGACCTAGGAATACTTCCTTGCTAGGTTGGATTCCCGGCAAGAGTGCATTCAGAAAATGAACCAACAAATCCGAGTTCTGGTCTGAACTGAAGATCTTCTTGAACCCGAAATCTGTCAGTAGGTGGATAAATCGATGTTTCATATGGTAGACCCTAAATGGGGTCGCCAATATGAATGATTTTTAGCAAGTGTTTGGTAACTGTTTGCATTTCAGGAGTTTGTACGGAAGTCGATGGGGAAGGCCCAAATAGCCACCTAAATCCGTAGAAATACGGGGGATATTTTTAATGCAAGTGGTTGATTCACAATAGAAAAGGCCGCTCTCATATTTCCATATAGAGACGGCCTTTTACTTTTTACCACAAGACCCGACTAATACGCGGGTAATTCTGCCTAATGATCGATTTTCTTCAGGAGTCCTTCGAGTAATTCGTCCTCCGGAGTCCAGAAATTATCAGGCATTTCTTCATCGGGCTGAATGCCAATATGGTTCTCATTTCCGTTTGGCCTGATCACCAGTGCCTTCGGGTAATTGACAGAAATCTGCGTATTGGGAAGTTTGAACTGATGAATCGCCCCATAAGTCGTTGGGGTATCGGCGGTAGGTTCACCCACGACTTTTCCAATGCCGAAGTCTTGAGCCATTGCTGCCACAACCGTTCCTTGCGAATAGGTGTATCGATTCACCAAAAAATAGAGGTCGCCATCAAAATGGGTGGAATCGTCTCTCGGATGAACCCACGGGATATTGGAATCAAAAATGACCCCATCCTCATGAGAAAGGATATCCGATCTCAATTGTGCCAAATCATCATCGTGAATGTCTTCCCAAATAGCCTTGGTGACTGCACTTGTTTTGACGGAAAATCTCGAACAGAATCTGAATGGTACATCAGCTAGGTAGGCGATCAGGTGGTCGCTGATCGTGTTGGTTCCTCCTGGATTATTTCGCAAATCGACAATGAGTGTGTGAGCCCCTTCCTCGCGCATCTGTGTAAAGGCAGTATCTAGAAAGGAGGTAAATTCCGCTTCATCTTTACTCAGACCGCCGTCTGGATCTGCGCCACTATCTCGATTGGTGAATGGACCGGGCTTGAGGTAAGCCACCTGGTCATACATCCGAAAATCTCGATCCTGAGAAAAAATGGGCGCTTCCTGTGCCATGAAGCCCTCGAATTCCCCTGCGTTAATGGTATTCACCTTGACCTCCGAAATGACGCCATCAGGCTGCTTGATTTTCAGGGCGAAGGAGTCAGGCGTAATGCCGAGGATCCACAGAATGCGGGGCAGCGTGGCGAGATCCAGCATGGTCGTTTTGAGCAAAGGGGTTTCTCCTGCAAGATAATCATAGACAGGTTCGAGAAACTCAGGGATAGGCTGGCCTTGAATTTCAAGGATTTCTGTGCCTGTCGGAAGAGGGGCCAAGGAATCGTAATGCTGTCGAACCCACATACGGTCCCCCTCAACTTGGACTGTCATGGGGAATAGCTTTCCGCCATTTTGGATAAATGGACCATAGCAATAGGCAAAAGGAAATTCTAGGGTGCAATGGCCCATTTGGGCTTGGGCAACAAATGGTTGAAATATTTGGAAAACCTCCAACAAAGAAAGCGAATCCGGCAATTCTGCCAAGATTCGCTCAAGACTGATATCAAATGTGGTTTTCGGGCAGTTGGCGTACAAGTCGTAATGAGCCGACTCCAAGGTCTCATAGAGATAGACCAGATCTTCCGTTACCTGATCTTTGGGAATTCGCTGAGGACACTGTCCCCAGAACTGGCTGTAGGCGAGACAGCCTATGATAATAAGGAGAAACTGTTTCATCGGAAGTATGAATCTCCTACGCCCTAAAAGGTTGCAGATTGATGCCTAATTCTCGCCGAGCTGATAGGTTTCGACTTCTGCTGGTTTGGAGGTTTTGGCTAGTTTGGTCCCATCCCATCTGAGGTAGGACCGACGGATTTTTCGAAAAGCTCGATAGCGGATTTCTCCGTCTTCTTCGAATTCTTCCTGATCGGTGTCGGCGGAGACTCTGATGACAAGTCCGGGAACCCCATCAATATCTCCAGGCCAGATGTGGTATTCACTGGAAGAAAATTCCGCATCTCCAATGCCGCCATTGGTTCCCATTTCGACCAATTTCTCACCATTCCACGCGATCAAGACCTCCCCAGACCAATGGCCGCAGGATGCCTTTCCTGGCACGTGAACCGTCAAGATGTCGTGGAGATTGGGCATGGCTTTTTTGCCGAGGGAACCAAAATGCTGGAAGTAGTCATTCCCTGTTGGAGATTTGATGACAATCTTGTCGATCTCCACGCCATTTTTGATGACTCGGATCTGGTAATAGTGGTTTCGGTCTTCGATCCGATCATAACCAGCCAAGAATTTCACGCTGGGATCTTGGCTGCTTCCTATCGCTCCCTGGGCGATCCAGCCTCCCCAGATCCAACCAACTCCGGCTGAGGTTTTGATTTTGTACCAATGGACTGAAACTCCCTTGAGTGTCAATGGCTCTTCGGATTTCTCGATGACCCGAATGGGCGTTCCGATCTTCAGGGAGGCAAGTGCCGTACATTCCTTGCTGGGGCATTTTCGCATCAAAATGTCATTCCCCAAAAGGAAATAGGTGGGTGCCTCTTCTGGGAAAAGATAATGCTCTCCCGTGTCGAATTGGATGTTTCCGCCATACTGAGCCAATGAAGACACAGGCAGAACCATGAGCCAAACCAAGAGTGTGAAGGATGTGCCGAAAAGCGATATGAGGGATAGTCTGTTCATGAAAGCAAGTTGGGGTTGATTGCATCTTGGTGACCATTTCGGGCGATAACTGCAAGCCTCTTGCGATAACTGATGGCAAGTCATCCATAGATGCAAAGGCAAGATAAGGGAAAGATGGTTGGAACTTCGAAATACCGGCTGGCAATTACCTAGGTGAAGCTCCTGACAAACTAATTGATCTCACCAAAAATGTGGGGCGTTCAGTGAATGACTGGGTGCCCCATTTTCTTTTCAACATGACAAATGCCAGACAAACGCATACTTCGATACGCAATTGAAGATTCGCATGGACTTGATGTTTGAAAGCCCGCTATTTTTCATCAAATTTTATATACGGTAAACCGAATTTAAAAGGACGCTCTCCAAAACTACGACGCATGAGATTTTTTCTCTGGGCACTCGCAATCTGGCTATCCTTGCCAGTAGCTAGGGCCAATCCCCCCTTGAAATTCCACCAGGTCTTGGGGAATCTTTCGCAGCACACAATCACCACTATCCATGAAGACCGATATGGATTTATCTGGTGTGGAACTCGCCATGGACTTAACAAATTCGATGGCCTAAGATTCAATGCCTATTTTCAGGATGGCTCCTCTAACTCTATTCCTCACAATTATCTCAAGGATTCTCATGCGACCGATTCGGGTTTTTGGATGGCCACAAGTGGAGGATTCAGCTTTTTCGATTACAGAACCCAAACGTTTGAGCACTGGCTAGAGGGACCTAAAGACTCCTTGGGATTGACGAGCGATCTGGGTGTCAGGGTGCTGGAGGCCCGATCGGGTCAAGTTTGGATGGCCACTGAGCGTGGATTGAATCTCTTATCCCCGGACAGATCCTCCATTCGGCATTTGCTTCATGATCCAGCAGACCTGACAACCCTTTCAGACAATTTCGTGACTTCGGTCGCCGAGGACTCGCTGGGAGGAATTTGGGTCGGAACGCTCAATGCTGGCCTCAATCACTGGTTGCCAGCATCCCAGTCTTTTCGCCGAATCGTCCATTTCCCCGAAACTCAGGAACCCATGCGTGTCAGATGTATGGAATCCGGAAAATCCCATGTGTGGGTGGGAACTGAACATGGCGTGATCCAGCTCTCTCCTCAAGGTAAGATGACGAGATTGGCGGATTTGGTGACGGGAGCATTGAGCCAAGTGCTAAACGCATCCATTGTCCTGAGTTTGATGGAAGATGATATGGGAAAACTCTGGGTCGGGACAGAGCGAAACGGGTTGATTGTGGTTGATTTAGCCAAAGGGAAAGGAAGTATCTACCCGATTCAG is a window from the Pontibacter sp. G13 genome containing:
- a CDS encoding Rpn family recombination-promoting nuclease/putative transposase, which encodes MKHRFIHLLTDFGFKKIFSSDQNSDLLVHFLNALLPGIQPSKEVFLGPQEQQSFGPKDRKAVFDLHCTNEEGVRMIVEVQQAFQAHFKKRAVFYMIFPILDQAKPGKDWDFNFRPVRIMSLLDFEIENLVSDAYYHQVMFQNINTNSVYLEDVLIVHVELPKFRKNLHELESDLDHWLYLFRHLSSWEDVPEPFQKAPYMKLIREAELANLSKEDRAAYYRSLKYYRDFHNQMEYREKRGIKIGEERGEKRGEKRGIKIGEERGEKRGEKRGIKIGEERGIKIGEERGKEEGIKIGEERGKEELKQKMAIVLEEGFKEGFSLGSLQRITNAPIDHLAKTRESWLQKRTGWSSPIIQSS
- a CDS encoding S41 family peptidase; this translates as MKQFLLIIIGCLAYSQFWGQCPQRIPKDQVTEDLVYLYETLESAHYDLYANCPKTTFDISLERILAELPDSLSLLEVFQIFQPFVAQAQMGHCTLEFPFAYCYGPFIQNGGKLFPMTVQVEGDRMWVRQHYDSLAPLPTGTEILEIQGQPIPEFLEPVYDYLAGETPLLKTTMLDLATLPRILWILGITPDSFALKIKQPDGVISEVKVNTINAGEFEGFMAQEAPIFSQDRDFRMYDQVAYLKPGPFTNRDSGADPDGGLSKDEAEFTSFLDTAFTQMREEGAHTLIVDLRNNPGGTNTISDHLIAYLADVPFRFCSRFSVKTSAVTKAIWEDIHDDDLAQLRSDILSHEDGVIFDSNIPWVHPRDDSTHFDGDLYFLVNRYTYSQGTVVAAMAQDFGIGKVVGEPTADTPTTYGAIHQFKLPNTQISVNYPKALVIRPNGNENHIGIQPDEEMPDNFWTPEDELLEGLLKKIDH
- a CDS encoding SH3 domain-containing protein, with amino-acid sequence MNRLSLISLFGTSFTLLVWLMVLPVSSLAQYGGNIQFDTGEHYLFPEEAPTYFLLGNDILMRKCPSKECTALASLKIGTPIRVIEKSEEPLTLKGVSVHWYKIKTSAGVGWIWGGWIAQGAIGSSQDPSVKFLAGYDRIEDRNHYYQIRVIKNGVEIDKIVIKSPTGNDYFQHFGSLGKKAMPNLHDILTVHVPGKASCGHWSGEVLIAWNGEKLVEMGTNGGIGDAEFSSSEYHIWPGDIDGVPGLVIRVSADTDQEEFEEDGEIRYRAFRKIRRSYLRWDGTKLAKTSKPAEVETYQLGEN